The uncultured Ilyobacter sp. genome has a segment encoding these proteins:
- a CDS encoding nitroreductase family protein, producing the protein MEAIFNRRSVRKYSDEKVEESKIEKMLRAAMQAPSAGNQQAWEFVVVRDKEMLKKLSEVSPYSKMAANADVVIAVLANEEYMRYPSYWQQDLGAATENILLQAVTEGLGSVWMAVAPREDRIATMRGIFSLPETVIPFCMVAVGYPDQEVKVADKWDENKVHYEEYKPV; encoded by the coding sequence ATGGAAGCAATTTTTAACCGTAGAAGTGTAAGAAAATATTCCGATGAAAAAGTGGAAGAGAGTAAAATAGAAAAAATGCTTAGAGCAGCTATGCAGGCTCCTAGTGCCGGGAATCAGCAGGCATGGGAATTTGTGGTGGTAAGAGATAAGGAGATGCTGAAAAAACTATCAGAGGTGAGTCCTTATTCAAAAATGGCGGCAAATGCAGATGTGGTGATAGCGGTATTGGCCAATGAAGAGTATATGAGATATCCTTCGTACTGGCAACAGGATCTGGGTGCAGCCACTGAGAATATTCTCCTTCAGGCAGTAACAGAGGGACTTGGAAGTGTATGGATGGCAGTAGCGCCCAGGGAAGACAGAATCGCAACTATGAGGGGGATATTTTCACTTCCTGAAACAGTGATACCTTTCTGCATGGTGGCAGTGGGATATCCTGATCAGGAGGTAAAAGTTGCTGACAAGTGGGATGAAAACAAGGTCCACTATGAGGAATACAAGCCTGTATAA
- a CDS encoding class I SAM-dependent methyltransferase — protein sequence MKCHLCNGETEEFLVKNKKFEQLYYRCKNCSFIFVEEDALLKSSEELERYQMHNNSVEDPMYREYFEKFIEYAFKDLEKVEDILDYGSGPQPVLASVLKGKGYKVDIYDKYFSPEKIYKDRKYDAVCSTEVIEHIYYPMEVLKELVGCVKKGGYLIIMTNFHKDSWEQFRNWWYIQDPTHTVFYSLKTFEFIEKEFKLKILKNNGKNIIVFKKED from the coding sequence TTGAAATGTCATTTATGTAATGGTGAAACAGAAGAGTTTTTGGTAAAAAATAAGAAATTTGAACAGTTATATTATAGATGTAAAAACTGCAGTTTCATCTTCGTAGAAGAGGATGCCCTCTTGAAAAGTTCAGAAGAGCTTGAAAGATACCAGATGCACAACAATTCAGTCGAAGACCCTATGTACAGGGAGTATTTTGAAAAATTCATAGAATATGCCTTCAAAGACTTGGAAAAAGTGGAAGATATCCTAGACTATGGTTCGGGACCTCAGCCTGTCCTGGCTTCGGTTTTGAAGGGAAAAGGATATAAGGTGGATATTTATGATAAGTATTTTTCACCTGAAAAAATTTATAAAGACCGTAAATACGACGCGGTGTGTTCAACAGAAGTTATAGAGCATATATATTACCCAATGGAGGTTCTAAAGGAGCTCGTAGGGTGTGTCAAAAAAGGCGGGTATCTCATAATTATGACAAATTTTCACAAAGATTCCTGGGAGCAGTTCAGAAACTGGTGGTATATTCAGGATCCTACCCATACTGTTTTCTACAGCCTAAAAACCTTTGAGTTTATAGAAAAAGAGTTTAAACTTAAAATTTTGAAAAACAACGGAAAAAACATAATAGTTTTTAAAAAGGAGGATTGA
- a CDS encoding glucosaminidase domain-containing protein: MKELKWGMFFLYLFLQIVTIFSGNYMRSIGDGDAAITNGTEKTISNYKIIYIDSPEDLEKKVNKRIYIYAARNIDLDAYPVKEKKKLFVKMMMPAIEISRDQVSANRKFVKKIVKRGSLKPKEKNKLEKLLGDYGIEDEDPKKLLGKMIVPPTSLILGQAALESGWGTSRFFREGNNVFGVWSYDSNDERIKAGESREDGFTAYIKKYSNLKEAVDGYVLLLSTGTAYEDLRKGIKRGESSEELVKYLVKYSELGHSYTERIEKVIRVNEFEKYDI, encoded by the coding sequence ATGAAGGAATTAAAATGGGGTATGTTTTTTCTTTATCTGTTTTTGCAGATAGTGACTATATTCTCTGGAAATTATATGAGGAGTATCGGTGATGGAGATGCTGCTATAACCAACGGCACAGAAAAAACGATTTCAAATTATAAAATCATATACATAGACAGCCCAGAAGATCTTGAGAAGAAGGTAAACAAAAGAATATATATTTATGCTGCTAGAAATATAGACCTTGATGCCTATCCAGTAAAAGAAAAAAAGAAATTATTTGTAAAAATGATGATGCCTGCAATAGAAATCTCAAGAGACCAGGTATCTGCAAACAGGAAGTTTGTAAAGAAAATAGTCAAAAGGGGTAGCTTAAAGCCTAAGGAAAAAAATAAGCTGGAGAAGTTACTTGGTGACTACGGTATAGAGGATGAGGACCCCAAAAAATTACTGGGAAAGATGATTGTTCCGCCGACCTCACTTATCCTTGGACAGGCTGCCCTAGAGAGCGGCTGGGGGACCTCTAGATTTTTTCGAGAGGGAAACAATGTTTTCGGAGTATGGTCCTACGACAGCAATGATGAACGGATAAAGGCCGGAGAATCAAGGGAGGACGGGTTTACGGCATACATTAAAAAATACAGCAACTTGAAAGAGGCTGTAGACGGATATGTTCTCCTTTTATCCACAGGAACTGCATATGAGGACCTGAGAAAAGGGATAAAGAGAGGGGAAAGCTCTGAAGAGCTGGTAAAATACCTTGTAAAATACTCTGAACTGGGGCATAGTTACACCGAGAGGATCGAAAAGGTCATAAGGGTTAATGAGTTTGAAAAATATGATATTTAG
- a CDS encoding M3 family oligoendopeptidase, whose protein sequence is MDKIYYSEDFQVGNIENVKNELQKLLEKDLKSAEDLERYIDRYNELSAIVEEVMAWKYIKMTRFADQEEYSKDFNEFYGTIVAEFNKQSFHINKKIADSPYNMELPEERYKNYKLILKNDIEIFEEKNIPLQIEENELSNQYGEIISKINIEFQGGSYTLSQMNKFLKDNDRETREKAWRKIYGAVGEKKSELNGLFDKLLKIRGEMAKNKNFENYRDYMHKAKGRFSYTPEDLYKFHESVEKVVVPMLREINEKKRVKINLDTLRPWDTEASEDGKILKPFENERELLERGISALSGVKEKFGAKLKYMAEKEFLDLENRKGKAPGGYNYPLSESGAAFIFMNAVGVHRDVVTLMHEAGHALHSFSTKDERLMSYKDTPSEVAELASMSMEFLSMDKWQRFYEDEKDFKKAKKEQIIGALQTFPWVMTVDAFQHWIYLNPYHTQEERDAKFEELMDRFNTGINWKGLESEKSMAWLKQLHIFEVPFYYIEYAISQLGAIGIYKNYKENPNGTLDKYEEFLSLGYSKPIEEIYETAGIKFDFSEGYISELANFLKRELEDLD, encoded by the coding sequence ATGGATAAAATTTATTACAGTGAGGATTTCCAGGTGGGAAATATAGAAAATGTAAAAAATGAGCTTCAGAAACTTTTGGAAAAAGATCTGAAAAGTGCTGAAGACCTTGAAAGATACATAGACAGATACAATGAGTTGAGTGCAATAGTAGAGGAGGTTATGGCCTGGAAATACATTAAAATGACTAGATTTGCAGACCAGGAAGAGTACTCTAAAGATTTCAACGAGTTCTACGGGACAATAGTGGCCGAATTTAACAAACAGTCCTTTCATATAAACAAAAAGATAGCTGACAGTCCCTATAACATGGAGCTTCCTGAGGAGAGATACAAGAACTATAAACTTATTCTGAAAAATGATATTGAGATTTTTGAAGAAAAAAACATTCCTCTTCAGATAGAGGAAAATGAACTGTCCAACCAGTACGGAGAGATAATTTCAAAAATAAATATTGAGTTTCAAGGTGGGAGCTACACCCTCTCTCAGATGAATAAATTTCTAAAGGACAATGACAGGGAGACCAGAGAAAAGGCCTGGAGAAAGATATATGGCGCAGTGGGAGAAAAAAAATCAGAACTCAACGGACTTTTTGACAAGCTTCTGAAGATCAGGGGTGAGATGGCAAAGAACAAGAACTTTGAAAACTACAGGGACTATATGCACAAGGCAAAGGGAAGATTTTCATACACTCCGGAAGACCTCTATAAATTCCACGAGTCTGTGGAAAAAGTAGTGGTGCCCATGTTGAGAGAGATAAATGAAAAAAAGAGAGTTAAAATCAATCTAGATACGCTCCGGCCTTGGGATACAGAGGCGAGTGAAGACGGGAAAATATTAAAGCCCTTTGAAAACGAAAGGGAACTTTTGGAAAGGGGGATATCTGCCCTGAGTGGTGTCAAAGAAAAGTTTGGCGCCAAACTTAAGTATATGGCTGAAAAAGAGTTTTTAGACCTTGAAAACAGAAAAGGAAAGGCTCCTGGAGGGTACAACTATCCCCTCAGCGAGAGCGGTGCAGCATTTATATTTATGAATGCAGTGGGTGTTCACAGAGATGTGGTGACCCTGATGCATGAGGCCGGGCACGCCCTTCACTCTTTTTCCACAAAAGATGAGAGGCTTATGTCCTATAAAGATACCCCTAGCGAGGTGGCAGAACTGGCATCCATGTCTATGGAGTTTCTGAGTATGGACAAATGGCAGAGGTTTTACGAGGACGAAAAGGACTTTAAGAAAGCGAAAAAAGAGCAGATTATAGGGGCTCTTCAGACCTTCCCTTGGGTTATGACAGTGGATGCCTTTCAGCACTGGATATATCTAAATCCATATCATACACAGGAAGAGAGAGATGCCAAGTTTGAAGAACTGATGGACAGATTTAACACTGGGATAAACTGGAAGGGGTTAGAAAGTGAAAAATCCATGGCATGGCTGAAACAGCTTCATATATTTGAAGTACCATTTTACTATATAGAATATGCCATAAGTCAGCTTGGAGCCATAGGGATATATAAAAATTATAAGGAAAATCCAAATGGCACTCTGGATAAATATGAGGAATTTCTATCTTTAGGATACTCTAAACCAATAGAAGAAATATATGAAACTGCAGGAATAAAGTTTGACTTCTCTGAAGGATATATAAGCGAACTTGCGAACTTCTTAAAAAGAGAGTTAGAAGATTTAGATTAG
- the lspA gene encoding signal peptidase II, with amino-acid sequence MYPWIVFFLFFIDIFSKIIAEKKLKFHPKSILDGAIHFYYVRNFGIAFNKLSHKKWLILTLNFVLLIYITSLYTAPNINKMGLSLVLAGGLGNTLNRLFRGYVIDFIYFNIKGSPVFNMADFYILSGIIVILLEEVIII; translated from the coding sequence ATGTATCCATGGATTGTTTTCTTTTTGTTTTTTATAGATATTTTCAGCAAAATAATAGCGGAAAAGAAATTGAAATTCCATCCTAAAAGTATTTTAGACGGAGCGATCCATTTTTATTATGTAAGGAATTTTGGAATTGCATTCAATAAACTGAGCCATAAAAAATGGCTTATTCTTACACTGAATTTTGTTTTGCTTATCTATATAACCTCCCTCTATACCGCTCCAAATATAAACAAGATGGGCCTCTCCCTTGTGCTAGCAGGTGGACTTGGAAATACTCTAAACAGACTTTTCAGGGGCTATGTCATCGATTTTATCTACTTTAATATAAAGGGGTCTCCGGTTTTTAACATGGCTGACTTTTACATACTCTCCGGGATTATCGTAATTCTCCTAGAGGAAGTTATAATTATTTAA
- a CDS encoding YgjP-like metallopeptidase domain-containing protein, which translates to MERLKYLGGYDPKLKQQVISLIENKTLGKLILKKYPTPHEITTDKMLYDYVMGIKNQYLKKSNPISKVSYDSKINFSNQALGLHTYVSRVQGSKLKTKNEIKISSQFKKMPLEFLRMIVVHELAHLKEKSHEKAFYKLCEYMEPNYHQLEFDMRLYLTYMDIFKEPLY; encoded by the coding sequence ATGGAAAGACTAAAATATCTAGGGGGCTATGACCCAAAACTAAAGCAACAGGTCATAAGTCTCATAGAAAATAAAACTCTCGGAAAACTAATTCTGAAAAAATACCCAACTCCTCATGAAATAACAACAGATAAGATGCTTTATGATTATGTTATGGGTATAAAAAATCAGTACCTTAAAAAATCCAACCCAATAAGCAAAGTTTCCTATGATTCAAAGATAAATTTCTCAAATCAGGCACTGGGGCTTCATACCTATGTCTCCAGGGTCCAGGGAAGTAAGCTAAAGACGAAGAATGAGATAAAGATATCCAGTCAGTTTAAAAAGATGCCCTTGGAATTTTTGAGGATGATAGTGGTTCACGAACTGGCCCACTTAAAAGAAAAATCCCATGAAAAGGCCTTTTATAAACTTTGTGAATATATGGAGCCAAATTATCATCAGCTAGAATTTGATATGAGATTGTATCTCACCTATATGGACATTTTTAAGGAGCCGTTGTATTAA
- a CDS encoding TIGR03936 family radical SAM-associated protein translates to MKKRLYFDKIEDMKYISHLDMMRFLERLLKKAKIEVKYSEGFHPRPKMSFGNPVSLGVEAYDEVMDLELLVEMDNKVLLEKLNAECPQGFRFKGAEDVPRKSSIAEEFQIMIYEISGDEKTLEKLKKLLEQDDIIEVKIKNGKRKERNLKERIQYYKIEGNKLRLELINTSPNVFLGMAEINPTEVEIKKLGYRK, encoded by the coding sequence ATGAAAAAAAGACTTTACTTCGATAAAATCGAAGACATGAAGTATATATCCCACCTGGACATGATGAGATTTCTAGAAAGGCTTCTAAAAAAGGCCAAGATAGAGGTCAAGTATTCAGAAGGATTTCACCCGAGACCTAAGATGTCATTTGGGAATCCAGTATCTTTAGGAGTAGAGGCCTATGATGAGGTAATGGATCTAGAGCTTTTAGTAGAGATGGACAACAAAGTTCTTTTAGAGAAGCTAAATGCAGAGTGCCCTCAGGGGTTCAGATTTAAGGGTGCAGAAGATGTCCCTAGAAAATCAAGTATTGCAGAGGAATTTCAGATAATGATATATGAGATATCAGGAGATGAAAAAACACTTGAAAAACTGAAAAAACTTCTTGAACAGGATGATATTATAGAGGTTAAGATCAAAAACGGTAAAAGAAAAGAGAGAAATCTCAAAGAAAGAATACAGTATTATAAAATAGAGGGGAATAAGCTTCGTCTAGAACTTATAAATACCTCTCCTAATGTATTTTTGGGAATGGCTGAAATAAATCCCACAGAAGTTGAAATAAAAAAATTAGGATATAGAAAGTAA
- the serS gene encoding serine--tRNA ligase encodes MLDLRYMRDNIEFLKGMLKNRNATVDLDHFEQLDAERRDLLTEVEALKHKRNNVSHEVGRLKREKKDASHIISEMGEVSSRIKELDSKLSEIDEKLQYYQMTIPNVYHESTPVGKDEEDNILVRTWGEPTEFGYEPKNHWELGEELGILDFERGAKLGGARFTVYRGLGARLERALINFMLDLHTTEHGYTEHITPFLVRREVCEGTGQLPKFEDDMYKTTDEMFLISTSEITLTNLHRKEILEESDLPKYYTAHSPCFRREAGSYGRDVKGLIRQHQFNKVEMVKITTPENSYDELEKMVVDAETVLQKLGLPYRLVQLCSGDIGFSAAKTYDLEVWLPGQGKYREISSCSNCGDFQARRMGLKYRPVGTKKSEFVNTLNGSGVAVGRALLAIMENYQQEDGSVIIPEVLRPYMGGVDVIKK; translated from the coding sequence ATGTTAGATTTGAGATATATGCGTGACAACATCGAATTTTTAAAGGGGATGCTAAAAAACAGAAATGCTACAGTGGATCTTGACCATTTTGAACAGCTAGATGCAGAAAGAAGAGATCTTCTTACTGAGGTCGAAGCATTAAAACATAAAAGAAACAATGTTTCCCATGAAGTAGGGAGACTAAAAAGAGAAAAAAAAGATGCGTCTCATATAATATCTGAGATGGGAGAGGTTTCCTCTAGAATAAAAGAGCTAGATTCAAAACTTTCAGAAATAGATGAAAAACTTCAGTACTATCAGATGACTATACCCAATGTATACCATGAATCCACTCCTGTAGGAAAAGATGAAGAGGACAACATTCTTGTGAGAACCTGGGGTGAACCTACTGAATTTGGATATGAGCCTAAAAATCACTGGGAACTGGGTGAGGAGCTGGGAATACTTGATTTTGAAAGGGGAGCGAAATTAGGTGGGGCCAGATTTACTGTGTATAGGGGTCTCGGGGCAAGATTAGAGAGAGCACTAATAAACTTCATGCTTGATCTTCATACAACTGAGCATGGATATACCGAGCATATAACTCCTTTTCTAGTAAGAAGAGAGGTTTGTGAAGGTACAGGACAGCTTCCGAAATTTGAAGATGATATGTACAAGACAACAGATGAGATGTTCCTTATATCAACCTCTGAAATAACACTTACAAACCTTCACAGAAAAGAGATATTAGAAGAGAGTGACCTTCCAAAATACTATACTGCACACTCTCCTTGTTTCAGAAGAGAGGCAGGGTCATATGGAAGAGATGTAAAAGGGCTTATAAGACAGCACCAGTTTAATAAAGTAGAGATGGTAAAAATAACCACACCTGAAAATTCTTATGACGAACTAGAGAAAATGGTTGTAGATGCAGAGACTGTTCTTCAGAAGTTAGGACTTCCTTACAGATTGGTACAGCTTTGTAGTGGAGATATAGGATTCTCTGCTGCAAAAACTTATGACCTTGAAGTATGGCTTCCAGGGCAAGGAAAGTACAGAGAGATCTCTTCTTGTTCAAACTGTGGGGACTTTCAGGCAAGAAGAATGGGGTTAAAGTACAGACCGGTAGGGACTAAAAAGAGTGAGTTTGTAAATACACTAAATGGTTCTGGAGTGGCAGTGGGAAGAGCCCTTCTTGCAATAATGGAAAATTATCAGCAGGAAGACGGTTCGGTGATTATACCAGAAGTTTTAAGACCTTATATGGGGGGAGTAGATGTTATTAAAAAGTAG
- a CDS encoding class II fructose-bisphosphate aldolase, with protein MKYNYKDLGLVNTREMFKVANEKGYAVPAFNFNNMEQGMAIVEACAEMGSPVILQCSSGARKYMGKEIVPMLTKGLVEHVRAMGSDIPVALHLDHGSDLELIKDCIDYGFSSVMIDGSHYDFEKNIVISKEVADYAHKFDVTVEAELGVLAGVEDDVVADKHVFTQPEEVEEFVSRTGVDSLAIAIGTSHGAHKFKPGSDPKLKLDILAEIERKIPGFPIVLHGSSAVPAKYVDMIKEFGGELTDAIGIPDDQLRGATKSAVCKINVDTDGRLAFTAGIRKVFGTNPKEFDPRKYLGPAMKEMKEYYKSKIVDVFGSEGAYKKASK; from the coding sequence ATGAAATATAACTACAAAGATCTAGGTCTTGTAAACACAAGAGAGATGTTTAAAGTCGCCAACGAAAAGGGTTATGCAGTACCTGCATTTAACTTTAACAACATGGAACAGGGGATGGCTATAGTTGAAGCATGTGCCGAGATGGGTTCTCCTGTAATCCTACAATGTTCTTCTGGTGCAAGAAAATATATGGGAAAAGAGATAGTTCCTATGCTTACAAAAGGATTAGTAGAGCATGTAAGAGCTATGGGTTCTGATATACCAGTGGCATTACATCTAGATCATGGATCTGACTTAGAGTTAATCAAAGACTGTATCGACTATGGATTTTCATCTGTTATGATAGATGGTTCGCACTATGATTTTGAAAAAAATATTGTAATATCTAAGGAAGTTGCAGACTATGCCCATAAATTTGACGTAACAGTAGAAGCTGAGCTTGGAGTTTTAGCCGGAGTAGAAGACGATGTAGTGGCAGACAAGCACGTATTCACTCAGCCTGAAGAGGTAGAGGAATTTGTATCTAGAACTGGAGTAGACTCTCTTGCGATAGCAATCGGTACTTCTCACGGAGCACACAAGTTCAAGCCTGGAAGCGACCCTAAATTAAAGCTTGATATACTTGCTGAAATAGAGAGAAAGATCCCTGGATTCCCAATCGTACTTCATGGTTCTTCGGCAGTGCCTGCAAAATATGTGGATATGATAAAAGAGTTCGGTGGAGAGCTTACAGACGCTATAGGTATTCCCGATGATCAACTTAGAGGAGCTACAAAATCAGCTGTTTGTAAGATCAACGTTGATACAGACGGAAGACTTGCATTCACAGCTGGAATCAGAAAAGTATTTGGAACAAACCCTAAAGAGTTTGATCCAAGAAAATACTTAGGACCTGCAATGAAAGAGATGAAAGAGTACTACAAATCTAAAATAGTAGATGTATTTGGATCTGAAGGTGCTTACAAGAAGGCTTCTAAATAA
- a CDS encoding CTP synthase, with protein MKQTKYIFVTGGVVSSLGKGITAASLGRLLEERGYNVTIQKFDPYINVDPGTMNPYEHGEVFVTDDGGETDLDLGHYERFIDKSLTKYNSVTTGKIYQSVINKERRGEYLGKTVQVIPHITNEIKSRIEIVGKENNSDIVITEIGGTVGDIESTPFLEAIRQFRYDVGRENVIYLHCALLPFLKAAGELKTKPAQHSVKQLMTLGIRPDILVCRTEHPTTEEIRKKLSLFCDIDSDAVIEAPDASTIYAVPLIMEANGLATVVCRKLGIEDKEVDLTKWEEMVDRIVNPKDDIRVAVVGKYVELKDAYISVNEAIEHAAYSMGLKAKIDYLQAEKIETTDLEAYSGILVPGGFGDRGIEGKIESIKFARENKVPFLGICLGMQSVVIEYARNVVGWETAHSSEFDKETKYPVIDILPGQKNIEDMGGTMRLGVYPCKLEEGSLARELYDEELIYERHRHRYEFNNEFKDDIQNAGLIISGSSPDGRLAEIVEISREEHPFFIAGQFHPELKTRPNRPHPLFKGFVEAIYNRKKGL; from the coding sequence ATGAAGCAAACAAAATATATTTTTGTAACAGGTGGAGTGGTATCATCACTTGGAAAAGGTATAACTGCAGCATCTTTAGGGAGACTTTTAGAAGAAAGAGGATACAACGTAACTATACAAAAATTTGATCCATATATCAACGTAGATCCTGGAACCATGAACCCTTATGAACACGGAGAGGTTTTCGTAACTGACGATGGTGGAGAGACAGACCTAGATCTAGGACACTACGAAAGATTCATCGATAAGAGCCTGACAAAATATAACAGTGTGACTACTGGAAAAATATATCAATCAGTTATAAATAAAGAGAGAAGAGGGGAATATCTAGGGAAGACAGTACAAGTAATTCCTCACATCACAAATGAAATTAAATCAAGAATAGAGATCGTAGGCAAAGAGAATAATTCTGACATAGTAATCACCGAGATCGGGGGAACAGTAGGAGACATAGAGTCTACACCGTTCTTAGAAGCTATCAGACAGTTCAGATATGATGTTGGAAGAGAAAATGTAATCTACCTTCACTGTGCACTTTTACCTTTCTTAAAAGCCGCAGGAGAGCTTAAAACAAAACCGGCTCAGCATTCTGTAAAACAGTTAATGACTTTAGGAATAAGACCTGATATTTTAGTGTGCAGAACAGAGCACCCCACTACTGAAGAGATAAGAAAAAAACTTTCTCTATTTTGTGACATAGACTCTGATGCTGTTATAGAAGCTCCAGATGCTTCTACTATATATGCAGTACCTCTTATAATGGAGGCTAACGGACTGGCAACTGTAGTCTGCAGAAAACTGGGGATAGAAGATAAAGAAGTGGATCTCACAAAGTGGGAAGAGATGGTAGACAGAATAGTGAACCCTAAAGATGATATACGGGTGGCTGTTGTAGGTAAATATGTAGAGCTTAAAGACGCATATATATCAGTAAACGAGGCCATAGAGCATGCAGCTTACTCTATGGGACTTAAGGCCAAAATAGACTACCTGCAGGCTGAGAAGATAGAGACGACTGACCTCGAAGCCTACAGTGGAATACTTGTCCCTGGAGGATTTGGAGACAGAGGTATAGAGGGTAAAATAGAATCAATCAAATTTGCCAGAGAAAATAAGGTTCCTTTTCTTGGTATATGTCTCGGAATGCAGAGTGTTGTAATAGAATATGCACGAAACGTTGTGGGATGGGAAACAGCTCACTCAAGTGAGTTTGATAAAGAGACCAAATATCCTGTGATAGATATTCTTCCAGGTCAGAAAAATATCGAGGACATGGGTGGAACCATGAGACTAGGAGTATACCCTTGTAAACTAGAAGAGGGATCCCTTGCAAGAGAACTTTATGATGAAGAGCTGATATATGAGAGACACAGACATAGATATGAGTTTAACAATGAGTTTAAGGACGACATTCAAAATGCAGGACTTATAATTTCTGGATCTTCTCCAGATGGAAGACTTGCTGAAATTGTTGAGATTTCAAGAGAAGAGCATCCGTTTTTTATCGCAGGACAGTTTCATCCAGAGCTAAAGACAAGACCAAATAGACCTCATCCTTTATTTAAGGGGTTTGTAGAGGCTATTTACAACAGAAAAAAAGGTTTATAA
- a CDS encoding EFR1 family ferrodoxin (N-terminal region resembles flavodoxins. C-terminal ferrodoxin region binds two 4Fe-4S clusters.) produces the protein MKKGSIYYFSGTGNSYYTAKLLGEKLDLSVENIDMKNIPRGRQEYVGIVFPVYAFGPPNIVKKFIEKLEGLEGEYVFIVVTYGGQCGPTVDITEKLLKKSRIHLNYAGKVKFPDNYILSFKVPEESEQMMILEEASRKIKLISKELLKKSVKVEKEKFPFNLIPEKIHFWSAGRFRKMGKELKADSRCNQCGLCVKNCPVNNIKMIDKKIIFGVVCELCLRCVHTCPKEAINYKNKTQGKKRYLNPKVYMD, from the coding sequence ATGAAAAAAGGCTCTATATATTATTTTTCAGGAACAGGGAACAGTTATTATACTGCTAAACTTTTAGGTGAGAAACTTGACCTTTCTGTGGAGAATATAGATATGAAAAATATTCCCAGGGGAAGGCAGGAGTATGTAGGGATAGTATTTCCTGTCTATGCATTTGGACCTCCTAATATTGTAAAGAAATTCATAGAAAAGTTAGAAGGGTTAGAGGGTGAGTATGTTTTTATAGTTGTTACCTATGGAGGACAGTGTGGGCCCACAGTGGATATCACAGAAAAACTTTTGAAAAAATCTAGAATTCACCTAAACTATGCTGGGAAAGTTAAGTTTCCTGATAATTATATATTGAGTTTCAAAGTCCCTGAAGAATCTGAACAGATGATGATTTTAGAAGAAGCTAGCAGAAAGATAAAACTCATATCAAAAGAGCTTTTGAAGAAATCTGTCAAAGTAGAAAAAGAAAAATTTCCATTTAACCTGATTCCTGAGAAAATACATTTTTGGTCGGCGGGCAGGTTTAGAAAGATGGGGAAAGAACTAAAAGCAGATTCAAGATGTAATCAGTGTGGTTTGTGTGTAAAAAACTGTCCTGTAAATAATATCAAAATGATAGATAAAAAGATAATCTTTGGTGTGGTATGTGAACTTTGTCTCAGATGTGTCCATACCTGCCCAAAGGAGGCTATAAATTATAAAAATAAAACACAGGGAAAGAAACGTTATTTAAACCCTAAAGTTTACATGGATTAA
- a CDS encoding NAD(P)H-dependent oxidoreductase subunit E has product MSCKNQLKEECFKQLDEFILNLDDKQGALITVLHKAQEIFGYLPKEIQSFVAERLDLPLAKVYGVVSFYSFFTMTPKGRYPISVCMGTACYVRGAGKVLEDFQRQLGIEVGETTSDGMFSIDALRCVGACGLAPVVLVGEDVFGKDEAKDVKTILDTYKTKG; this is encoded by the coding sequence ATGTCTTGTAAAAACCAACTTAAGGAAGAGTGCTTCAAACAGTTAGATGAGTTTATCTTGAATCTTGATGATAAACAAGGGGCATTAATCACAGTACTTCACAAGGCTCAGGAGATATTCGGATATCTACCGAAAGAGATTCAATCATTTGTAGCAGAAAGATTGGATTTACCACTAGCCAAAGTTTACGGAGTTGTCAGCTTTTATTCGTTTTTCACAATGACTCCAAAGGGTAGATACCCTATTTCTGTATGTATGGGAACTGCTTGTTATGTAAGGGGAGCAGGAAAAGTACTAGAAGATTTCCAGAGGCAATTGGGGATCGAAGTGGGAGAAACGACTTCAGATGGAATGTTTTCAATCGATGCACTAAGATGTGTAGGAGCATGTGGACTAGCGCCAGTTGTTCTTGTGGGAGAAGATGTTTTTGGTAAAGATGAAGCTAAAGATGTAAAAACAATACTAGATACTTATAAAACCAAAGGGTAA